Genomic DNA from Lactococcus garvieae:
CTATATTCAAATATTTTGTCATAATAGAATAGAAGGAGAAAAGATGAGAATAATATTATTAAGTATATTAGCAGTTTGGAATGGCATTGTCTTTGCTTTTTACGCTGTGGATAAACAAAAAGCCAAGACACATGCTTGGCGGATACCAGAAAAAATCCTCCTCGGACAAGCCATTTTTGGCGGTGGTTTAGGTGCCTTACTTGCTGGCAAGATATGTCATCATAAGACCAGAAAATGGTATTTCTGGCTGGCGTGGATTATTGGGCTATTGATTGATTTAGGGTTACTCATTTTAATTTTACGATATATATAATCTAAGGTTGAAAAATGAAAAAAGAAGATTTCGCACATTGGGTAGGTTATCAGATTTATCCCAAGTCTTTTAAAGATAGTAATGGTGATGGTGTGGGAGACCTGCAAGGGATTATCCAAAAGTTGCCATACTTGAAAGAACTGGGTGTCGACTTTGTCTGGATAAATCCCATTTATAAAAGTCCACAAGTCGATGGTGGTTATGATATTGCTGACTTTTACAGTATTGATGAGCGGTTTGGCGACTTGAATGATTTGAAAGTGCTTCTGCAAAAGGCGCACGAAAATGATTTGAAAGTAATCATGGACCTGGTCATTAACCATACCTCAGACCAACACCCGTGGTTCATCGAAAGTAAAAAATCCAAGGATAATCCTTATCGCGATTATTACCACTGGATGGATGCCACACCAGATAAAATGCCTAATAACTGGCAATCTTTCTTTGGCGGGTCGACATGGACCTATGATGAACAGACAGCACAGGCATACTTTCATGTATTTGCAAAAGAACAACCGGATTTGAACTGGAAAAATCCTCAGGTCCGTCAAGAGATTTATACAATGATTCGCTGGTGGTTAGAGCTTGGGAGTGGACGGTTTTCGCTTGGATGCAATATCGCATATTCAAAAGGAAGATTGGAAGTTCCAAATCAAGTCCAAAAAGGGCAACGATCCATGGCAACCTTTTATGAATGTAGCTGGCATTGAGCACTATATGTCGGATCTGAAAGAGATATTTGATGAGTATGGTGCCTTGACAGTAGGAGAAGCTTCAGGTGTGACTTCAACAGAAGCGCCCGACTGGACTGAAGAAAAAGCAGGCTATCTTAAAATGATCTTCGAACTCGAGCATAATATTCGCCATGAGGATAACCCCGGCCATACCTGGATGTATGCTTATAAGAAAACAATCATGCGCTGGCAAAAAGATATGCTGGAACGCGGTTGGAATGCGCTTTATCTGGAAAATCATGATCAGCCACGTGCCATAAGTTGTTTTGGAGATGGAAGTATTGCTTCAGCAAAAGCTTTAGCTGTATCTTATATGCTTTTAAGAGGGACACCATTTATCTATCAAGGGCAAGAGATAGGGATGAGTAACTTTCCTTTTACGGATATTGCTCAAACCGACGCGACTGAGATTAAGCAAGCTTACGAAAAACTTTTAGCGGAAGGCTTCACGAAGAAAGAGGCGCTCTCACAGGTCATGGCAAACAGCCGTGATCACTCACGCACACCCATGCAGTGGGATGCGAGCGAGAATGCTGGCTTCACCAGTGGTGAGCCGTGGATGCCGATTCATCCAGACTATGAGGAAGTAAATACAGAAAAGTCGCAGGACATTTTATCGTTATATAAAGCTTTGATCCAGTTACGGCATGAAGAAGAGGATATTGCACACGGGAGCATAAGTTTTCTGTTTGAGCAGCATTTAACAGCGTTTGTTTATGAGCGAGATTCCTTTTTGGTTATAACAAATCTAGGAAAGACGAAAGCGCAGTTAGACTTTTCGAAATTTGAGACAGAGGCTTATCAGCAGGTGCTCGGAAGCTCCAACCGCACCCTTGAAACTAAAATGAGTCTTTTGCCTTGGGAATACCAAGTTTTCAAGAAAAAGTAGAGTAAAAAAGAAATGGGAAGAGATATGAAAGAAATCAGTAGAATTATGGAAGTTGATCCTTGGCTCATCCAGTCAAGTAAGCTGGAAAAAGAGGAGCGTCGTCTTCAAGAGTCCTTAACCTCACTCGGAAATGGCTATATGGGGATGCGGGGTAATTTTTCGGAAAAATATTCAGGCGATCATCATCAGGGGACTTATATTGCAGGCGTGTGGTTCCCCGATAAAACGCGTGTAGGCTGGTGGAAAAATGGTTACCCAGAATATTTCGGTAAAGCCATTAATGCTATGAACTTTTCCGGTGTCTCTCTTTTTATCGATGGCGAAGAAGTCGACTTATATACGGATGATATCCAAAACTTTCATATCGCTTTGGATATGCAAAAAGCGGTTCTTTCCTACCACTATGAGAAAGCGGGTGTCGCGGTTTCAGTAGAACGCTTTATGTCTATTGTACATCCTGAGTTGGCCGTCTTTTCTTTCCGTTTTGAGAGTGTAGATGGTAAGGCGCATCAGGTTCGTACAGAATCCTTTATTGATGCCGATGTGCACAATGAAGACTCGAACTATGAAGAGAAGTTCTGGAAAGTTTTAGACAAAGGCGGTGATAAAGCAGCTTCTTACATCGCAAGTCAAACTATCGAAAACCCATTTGGTGTGGAGCAATTTACAGTATTAGCTAGCCAAAGTTTTAAAGGGAATCTTCAGAGCAAAGGACAAGATATTCAAGAAGAAAAAGTTCTCGATTATCATGAAGCTCTTTTGGAGAAAGAAGTTTTACATTTTGAAAAGCGCGTGCTTGTTGTGACCAGTCGTGATTATTCTGACTTAGCGGAGATGAAAAAAGCATCAGCTGACTTAGAACACACACTTCAAAGTAGAAGCTATGACCAACTTTTAGAAGAGCATGTAAAAGCTTGGGCTGAGCGTTGGGCACTTGCGGATGTTGAGATCAAAGGCTCTGACCAAGCTCAGCAAGGTATTCGCTTTAATCTTTTCCAACTTTTTGCGACCTACTATGGGGAAGATGAACGCCTTAATATTGGTCCCAAAGGTTTTACAGGTGAAAAGTATGGGGGAGCAACTTACTGGGATACTGAAGCCTATGCTGTGCCACTCTATCTTGCCTTAGCAGACCAGCAAGTAACCAAAAACTTGCTGCATTATCGCCATAAACAACTGCCACAAGCCCAGCATAATGCAAGACAGCAAGGCCTTGATGGTGCACTCTATCCGATGGTTACTTTCACAGGAATAGAATGCCACAATGAATGGGAAATCACCTTTGAGGAAATCCACCGTAACGGTGCCATTGCTTACGCAATCTATAACTATAGCAACTACACAGGGGATGAAACATACTTGGCACAAGAAGGGCTGGAAGTTCTGGTAGAGATTTCTCGCTTTTGGGCTGATCGTGTGCACTACTCAAAACGTCAAAAGGCCTACATGATTCATGGTGTAACAGGACCCAATGAATATGAGAACAATATCAATAATAACTGGTATACCAATACATTGGCAAGCTGGGTCCTAAACTATACTCTAGAAAGTTTGGCTAAGTATCCACGTCCAGATTTACAGGTTTCCGATGAGGAGTTAGGCAAATGGAAAGATATCACAGCCAATATGTATTATCCAACCGATGAAGCTATGGGTATTTTTGTGCAACACGATGGCTTTTTAGACAAAGACTTGACGCCTGTTGCCGAACTGGATCCAAAGCATCTGCCTTTGAACCAAAACTGGTCTTGGGATAGAATCTTGCGTTCGCCTTATATTAAACAGGCTGATGTTTTACAAGGTCTGTACTTCTTTGGTGATCATTACAGTCTTGAAGAAAAACGCCGTAACTTTGATTTTTATGAGCCTTTGACTGTTCATGAAAGTTCTCTTTCCCCTTCGATTCATGCCGTTTTAGCTGCGGAGCTGGGTATGGAAGACAAGGCGGTGGAAATGTATGAACGAACAGCACGCTTGGATCTCGACAACTATAATAATGACACAGAGGACGGCCTCCATATTACGTCCATGACTGGTTCTTGGCTGGCTATCGTTCAAGGATTTGCCCAAATGAAAACTTGGAATGGACAACTGAGTTTTGCTCCCTTTATCCCTCAAGCTTGGGAATCTTATAGTTTCCACATTAATTATCGCGGGCGTTTACTTAAGATTAGTGTAGGAACAAAACTGCAAATAGAATTGCTCAAAGGCGAGGCTCTCGATTTGGAAGTCTATGGAGAAAAAGTGCAGTTAAAAGACAGTTATGAAGCAGAGGTAGAGCATGTTTAAAGCAGTATTATTTGACTTAGATGGGGTAATTACCGATACGGCCGAGTATCATTTTCAAGCATGGAAAGCCCTAGCTGAAGAAATCGGAATTTCCGGAGTCGATAGGGCATTTAATGAACAGCTCAAAGGTGTTTCGCGAGAAGATTCTCTCCGAAAGATACTGGAACTTGGGGGAAAAGCAGACCAGTATGGGCCAGAAGCATTCGCCCAGTTGGCTGAGCAAAAAAATAAAAACTATGTGCAGATGATTCAGCAAGTTGGTCCTGCCGATGTATATCCAGGTATTCTGGAGTTATTAGAGGATTTACAAGCTGCTAATATCAAAATTGCTCTAGCATCTGCCTCGAAAAATGGCCCCTTTTTGTTGGAAGCGATGAATTTAAAGACATATTTTGATGCGATTGCTGATCCAGCAAAAGTTGCTTTCTCTAAGCCTGCTCCAGATATTTTTTTGGCGGCAGCAGCGGGAGTCAGTGTGCCTATCTCTTCGTGTATCGGTATTGAAGACGCCCAGGCAGGTATTGCGGCGATAAAAGCGGCAGGTGCCTTGCCTATCGGTGTCGGTTCTGCTGAAGACTTGGGCTCAGATATCGCTCTAGTTTCAAATACCAGTAGTCTGTCTCTTGAATTATTAACAAAAGTTTGGGAAAATAAGTAAATAGAGTAGAATCAGGAGATAAAAGATGGCCGTTACTATAAAAGATGTAGCTAAAAAAGCTGGGGTCAATGCTTCGACTGTTAGCCGCGTTCTCAAAGATAGTCCAGAGATCAGTGAGAAGACAAAAGTTAAAGTAAGAAAAGCAATGCAAGATCTAGGCTATACACGTAATGTAGCGGCTCAGATTTTAGCTTCAGGAAAATCAAATACGATTGGTGTAGTCTTTCCACCAGTAGAGGACAAGTCCAATCAGCCCTTCTATATGAAGGTTTTGACTGCGATTAATGAAACAGCACGTAAATACGATGTGTCGATTGCTGTGGTGACAGGCTACCAAGAGAGTGAACTCAAACAGCAAGTGGAACTGATGTATTCTGAGAAACGTGTGGATGGTTTTATCGTTCTCTATGCGGGACAGTCGGATAGTGTGCGTGACTATCTTTTTGACAATAAAATTCCTTTTGTCCTTCTGGGTACACCAACTGAGAAGCAAAATGAAATCACTCATGTGGATAACGATAATGTCCTCATGGGCCATGAAG
This window encodes:
- a CDS encoding DUF1294 domain-containing protein — encoded protein: MRIILLSILAVWNGIVFAFYAVDKQKAKTHAWRIPEKILLGQAIFGGGLGALLAGKICHHKTRKWYFWLAWIIGLLIDLGLLILILRYI
- a CDS encoding glycoside hydrolase family 65 protein; translation: MKEISRIMEVDPWLIQSSKLEKEERRLQESLTSLGNGYMGMRGNFSEKYSGDHHQGTYIAGVWFPDKTRVGWWKNGYPEYFGKAINAMNFSGVSLFIDGEEVDLYTDDIQNFHIALDMQKAVLSYHYEKAGVAVSVERFMSIVHPELAVFSFRFESVDGKAHQVRTESFIDADVHNEDSNYEEKFWKVLDKGGDKAASYIASQTIENPFGVEQFTVLASQSFKGNLQSKGQDIQEEKVLDYHEALLEKEVLHFEKRVLVVTSRDYSDLAEMKKASADLEHTLQSRSYDQLLEEHVKAWAERWALADVEIKGSDQAQQGIRFNLFQLFATYYGEDERLNIGPKGFTGEKYGGATYWDTEAYAVPLYLALADQQVTKNLLHYRHKQLPQAQHNARQQGLDGALYPMVTFTGIECHNEWEITFEEIHRNGAIAYAIYNYSNYTGDETYLAQEGLEVLVEISRFWADRVHYSKRQKAYMIHGVTGPNEYENNINNNWYTNTLASWVLNYTLESLAKYPRPDLQVSDEELGKWKDITANMYYPTDEAMGIFVQHDGFLDKDLTPVAELDPKHLPLNQNWSWDRILRSPYIKQADVLQGLYFFGDHYSLEEKRRNFDFYEPLTVHESSLSPSIHAVLAAELGMEDKAVEMYERTARLDLDNYNNDTEDGLHITSMTGSWLAIVQGFAQMKTWNGQLSFAPFIPQAWESYSFHINYRGRLLKISVGTKLQIELLKGEALDLEVYGEKVQLKDSYEAEVEHV
- a CDS encoding LacI family DNA-binding transcriptional regulator, producing MAVTIKDVAKKAGVNASTVSRVLKDSPEISEKTKVKVRKAMQDLGYTRNVAAQILASGKSNTIGVVFPPVEDKSNQPFYMKVLTAINETARKYDVSIAVVTGYQESELKQQVELMYSEKRVDGFIVLYAGQSDSVRDYLFDNKIPFVLLGTPTEKQNEITHVDNDNVLMGHEATRYLMDLGHSEISFVTDTKDGEVFEERYQGYQDEMSKKKRQAKLHVFDENMSLQTETGLVVMDEVLALKVIARLAEQGLKVPDDISVITYNNSAFSTLVHPYLTTFDINIVRLGAATVEKFLALTHQKEEFHDKTIIPFELILRESTASKGEMERKQ
- the pgmB gene encoding beta-phosphoglucomutase; this translates as MFKAVLFDLDGVITDTAEYHFQAWKALAEEIGISGVDRAFNEQLKGVSREDSLRKILELGGKADQYGPEAFAQLAEQKNKNYVQMIQQVGPADVYPGILELLEDLQAANIKIALASASKNGPFLLEAMNLKTYFDAIADPAKVAFSKPAPDIFLAAAAGVSVPISSCIGIEDAQAGIAAIKAAGALPIGVGSAEDLGSDIALVSNTSSLSLELLTKVWENK